The DNA sequence TTTCGGGGTCAACCATTGCATAAATTTTTAAAAACTTTTCAGCTTGTTCAGGTTGGTTAGAGTTTAATATGGCATTTGAATTTGTATATCCCGAAATACTTAGGAATGCAAGCAATCTATTATTCATCAATTGTATTTCCTTGTCGGGATTGTTTTTTGTTTTTGAAATTATTGTATTTATTTCTTTTATCCACCAGTTAATGTCTTTTGAATTCAGATTTTCGCTGTATTGCTGACATTTTGTGAGTTCTTCATTTAAAAGCATTTCGTTTTTTGCAAGTATTTTTTTTAATTCAGGAGTTGCTTCAATTTTTGCAAACTCCGATTGGTATTTATTTACATCAGCGAGTCCTTCAAGAAAAGAAACCATTTTTTTATATGCTGCATAAATCTCATAAGTTGAATTTTTCTTTTTTAATTCAGCAATTTTATTTTCATTTGATTTAATAAAATTAGTAATCAACGTATCGTTTCGTGAAGTAAAATTATTTTTCATGGAATTAAATTCAAGCCAAATAAAACCATCTTCCATACATTCTTTTGGCGGCCATTCGTGTTTTCCGTTAAAAACAACAAGCTGGTGGTTTATATTATTTTTTTCAAGCATCTTGTCAAATGCAACCATTTCAAGATAATTGAAATCAGTATTACCTGCAAAGCCAATAAAAGAGAATTTATTTTGCTGAGGAAAATTTTCGACCGGAAAACCGGCAGAACAGCCAATAACTGCCGACATATCGTTTCTGTTGATTGCTATTGAAATTGCAACCCGCGAACCACCTGAAAATCCGCCAGTAAATATTTTGTTCCTATCAAATTTTACTTTTTCGAATACATCTTCAATCATTGTATTTGTTGTATTATTTATTTCGTCAAAATTCATTCCGTTTTGCGAATTGTTTGAACCAACAAGGATATAACCATATTTTTCGGCTAAATCCTTATATTTTGAAACAGGGAAATTTCCCCTGCCTTGAGGGTCGAAGAGAAATATTACAGGCAGAGGTATTGATTTATCAATGTTGGTAGGCATGTAAAGAGCATAAGTAACAGAATTGTTTTCTGCTGCAATCTGATTTGTTACTTTGCCTATGCAGGATTTATAATCGAATGGAATACGTGATTTGTTTTTATCTTTTCCATTGCTGTTGCCGCATGAATAAAGAATAAAAAGTAATATAAAAACTAAAAAAGCAAAATATTTTCTCATAGTTAAGTGTTTAGTAATTTGCGCCTTTCGCCTTGTTTTTCTTACTACTTACGACTAAATTCTTACGACTTTTTTCGTTCGGTTTTTCTAATATACTTTAAAAATATAATTCCGAAAATGCCTGTCAAAATTAATGAAAATGAAATAATTTCTGCCTGAGTTATTCCTTTTCCGAAAATATTGTATGGCGGATTGATTCTTATTCTTTCAATAAAGAAACGTTCTACACCGTTAAATATAAGGTAAACAGAAAAAAGTACACCCGGAGTTAAAAACTTTTTTCGCATCGACCAGAGTATAAAAAACATTAAAATACATGAAATTGTTTCGTAAAATGGAGTTGGAAAAACAGGATGGTCAAGCATAAAACAATGTTTTGAAAAACAGTCGGGAATTCTTATGCCTTCATCAATTACATTATGCGGATAATTGAATGCCCACATCCAGTCAGGCAAAAAGCCGAGCCAATGCGGTTTAGCAAGAGTATTTACAATTCCCCAGTCACCGTCGCCGGCAAGCTGACATCCGATTCTGCCGATTCCATAGGCAAGAATTAAACCGGGTGCAGCCGAATCAATTAAGTGAAAAAGAGCAATTTTATTTTTTCTGGCATAAATAAGTATTGCAATGGCAGCACAAATCAAACCGCCGTAAAAAGTTAATCCGCTGAAAGAAATCATAGCACTAATCGGGTCGTATCTGAATTCTTCAATATTTTCGAGATTATGAAAAATCTTTGCTCCTATTAATCCGAAAATAGCTGCAAGGAAAACTATGTTTCCTACCAAATCGTGTGGATATATAGTTTCTTCAACTTCCACCGGTACTTTAAGTTTTTCTTTTTGTTTGGCTCTATATTTGCTGTATGCAAGAAAACCACCGAACACCAAGCCACCTATAAAATTTCCTTCACCTGATAAAATGAAATGCTGAGGATTATTCACGAAGGTTTGATAATTTAAAATAATATCAATTAATTTGAACCCGAGAACAAATCCCAAAACACCGTTAAGTAAGAGTTCGGTTAAAGTCGCGGGGTTTCCTTTTATTACTTTTATATTATGAGGACTTAAAACGCCTGATTTTTCCTTGCGCTTCAATTCGAGTACAAGAGTCCATGCTCCAAGTAAAAATGCAAGAGCCATAAAAAATCCGAATGTCTGTATCGGCAACGGAATATTTATTCCGAATAAATCTTTTAATAAATCACTTAAAGTTGGATACATGAAATTAGTTTAAAGTTTAAAATTCAAAGTTAAAAAGTTTTTGGTAATTATTAAATCATAAAATATTATGCTTTAAAATGCTTTAATTTATTGAAACTTATTTTAACTTTGCGGATAATTAAGACAATGCAAACCAAATGAAGATATCTGCTTCAATATATTCAAACAAAGAAAAAGATTTTACGGAATTGATTAAAGAGCTTGATGCTCACAGAATAGATTATTTTCATATTGACTGCAATGATGAGCCCGAAGTTTTTGAAGACATTAAAAACATAAGAAAAGTCAGCAATACAAAGATTGATTTGCATTTGATAACACCAACTCCCGAAAAATATTATGATTTGATTTCTAAATATAATATCGAAAATGTTACTTTTCAATTTGAAAAATTAAAAAACAAAATTGATGTTTTCTCTAATAATAGCTCAAGCTATGGATTGGCAATAGTTTCCGAAACCGACATAACCGTTTTTGATGAATATAAAAACTCTTTTTCCCATATTTTATTCATGTCCACAACTCCCGGAGTGAGCGGAGGCAAGTTCAACAGAAACAATTTTAGAAAAATAAGATTATTTAAAAACCTTTATCCTGAGAAAAAAATTTTTGTTGATGGTGGTGTAAACGAAGAACTATCTTTTATTCTGAGAAACATGGGCGTTTATGCTTCTGTTATCGGTTCATATCTTTTCAAAAACGATTACATAGGCTCTGCATTGCTGAACCTGAAAAGCGATAATATTGAATCGCATTATCTTGCCAGTGATTTTATGCTCGGACTTGATGAAACTCCTGTTTTGAAAATAAATGAATTCGGTTTTTATGATGTTCTTATATCAATCGAAAAATATCAGCATGGCTTGACAATTGTAGTAAATGAAAATGGTGAACTTGAAGGATTAATTACAAATGCTGATATGAGAAGGGGGCTAATAAAAAATTTCAATGACATGAACAATATTGATATAAATACTATTATCAACCGTAATCCCGCATACATTTATGAAAAAAATACTGTAACGGAAATTTTGAATTATATAAAATCATTAAATTTTCCGGTATTGTATTTACCTGTTGTTGATGAAAAAAAACGGTTAACGGGAATTTTAAAATTTAATAATCTTATTAAAGGTGAATTATGATTTTACACTTGGATAAAAATGCTGCTCCTGAAGTAATCAAAGAATTGGCTTCTTTTTACGAAGCGATTGCATTGAAAGATGAACATAACATTATTCTTGTTACTTCATCAGCAATTAAGAATGTTGTTGAAAAGCACAAACAGCATATAAAAGAGAGTTTTGTTTTCGACAGCGACATTCAGCTTTCGAGCAGAAAATACCGCAACAACACATGGCAGGTAAAAATAGGAAATAAATCAATCGGCGGAAACACAAACAATACTGCGGTAATTATTGGACCTTGCTCAATTGAATCGGAGGAGCAAATTGAAAAAACCTGTGAATTACTGAAGAAACACAATTTGACAATGCTGCGTGCAGGGAGTTTTAAACCACGTACTTCACCTTATAATTTTCAGGGAATGGGAATCGAAGGTTTGAAAATATTAGCAAAAATGAGAGAAAAATATGGTTTCAGTATTATCAGTGAAGTCCGGGATTCAAGCCATATTGATGATGTTATTGGATATGCTGACGTTATTCAGATAGGAGCAAAATCCATGTATGACCATGGAATTTTGAGGAAATGCGGAAAATCAAAAAAACCCATATTGCTAAAACGTGGATTCGGCACTACCTTACAGGAGTTTGTCCAGGCATCGGAATTTATTCTTTCAGGAGGAAACAGCAATGTTATACTTTGCGAGAGAGGAATTCGAACTTTCGAAACTAAAACACGCTTTACATTAGATTTGTGCGGAGTTGCATATTTAAAAGAACATATAAATCTTCCGATAGTTCTCGACCCGAGTCATGCAATGGGTTATTCTTACGGCGTTTCTGCTCTTTCGAGAGCTTGCATGGCAATGGGTGTTGACGGACTTTTAATTGAAGTGCANNNNNNNNNNGATGCATCGCAGCAATTGAATCACAAAGAATTCTCGGAATTGTTCGAAACATTGAAACCCATTGCAAAAGCTGTAAACAGAAATATTATTTAAAAAAGGTTTTATTTTAATATTAAAGCTTTTATTCATTTTTTCTTTTATAGCATTATTCTTAACATATAATAAATCCCCTGAATATTTTTTCAATTATCCATTTTTGTTAAATTTTTGTTTATTTAAAAACATAGTTTATTTTTGAGAAGAAATTAAAAAAGTAATTATGGCAAAAAGAAAAATAATCACAATGCCCGGAGACGGAATTGGAAAAGCAGTATTATATGAATCTATAAGGGTTTTAGATGCCGTTAAATTCGAAGCTGAATATATACATGGTGATATTGGCTGGGAATTCTGGTGCAAGGAAGGCAACCCATTACCTGAACGCACTGTTAAACTTCTGGAAGATAACAAAATAGGATTGTTCGGCGCTATTACTTCCAAACCAAAAGATAAAGCAGCAGCAGAATTAAATCCCGAACTTAAAGATAAAGGTTTTGTTTATTACAGTCCTATAGTTGCAATGCGTCAGCATTTCGACCTTGATATTTGCATGCGTCCCTGCAAAACATTCAAAGGCAATCCGCTTAATTTCATCCGTAAAGGGAGAAAAAATACAATTGAAGAACCCGAAATTGATACGATGATATTTCGCCAGAATACTGAAGGATTATATGGCGGAGTTGAATGGACAAACCCTCCCGACAAAGTTTATGATGCACTTATGACTCATCCTAAATTCAGAGAAAATTTCGCATGGTGTCCGAGAGAAGAGCTGGCAGTTTCCACAAGAATTTTCACAAAAAAATATGTTACAAGAATTGTAAAAGCAGCATTTGAATACGCAAAAAAAAGAGAGTTCAAAGAATTAACAGTTTGTGAAAAACCAAATGTTATAAGAGAAACATCGGGAATGATGCTTAAAGTAGCTCAGGAAATGAGCAAAAATGAATACCCCGATATTAAAGTTGTTGATGTAAACATTGATGCGCAAATGATGTGGCTCACAAAAAATCCCGAAAAATATAATGTAATTGTTGCAGGAAATATGTTCGGAGATATTGTTTCCGATGGTTTTGCTGGATTGGTGGGTGGTTTGGGATTTGCTTGCAGTGCAAATATCGGTAAAGAAGTTGCAGTATTTGAGCCTACGCACGGTTCGGCTCCCAAATATGCCGAATATAAAACTTCTATCGTAAATCCAATAGCCATGGTACTTTCGGCTTGCATGATGCTCGACCATATAGGCGAAATAGAAAAAGCAGAAAAAATAAGAAAAGCTGTTGCAAAGGTTATTGAAGAGGGAAAAACAAAAGCTTACGATATGCTTAAAATGTCCGGCTCACCAGACGTAATTGAAAAAGGTGCTGCCTCAACAAAACAAATGACCGATGCGGTAATTGGAAAACTAAAATAATGAGTTGAGGAATGCTTTTAGTAACTAATGTATTCCTGAAAAAGCACCTGCAGATAAGATTTTCCTTCTTTCAGCAAACTATCTTTATTAATATTTCTAATTGAAATTTCGTAAAAAGAGTTTGTATTTTGAGCCCAAACAAAATGATTATCCGGTCGAATCCAGCCCATGCCGCCGTCTTCAACAGCAAAATAAGCATATTCGGGACAATAAGGATTTAATAAATTTTTACTCCATTTAAAATTTTTATTGTCATAACCGAGTTGAGATAGAAGTGTTGCAGCGATATCGCATTGTGAGCCGATTTTTGAAATTTGTTTTCCGCGATATTCTTTTTTAATTACATTTCCGAATAAAAGAAATGGGATTTTGTGATATTGTGGTGAATAGAAATTCCAATTTTTATAAGTATCGTGTCCGTGGTCGGAAACAAAAACAAATAAAGTATTATCGAACCATTTTTGTTTTTTTGCTTCATTTATAAAATCATAAATGCATCTGTCGGCATAATGCACAGATTTAATATAATCTTCGCCGTGTTTTTTCCAGATAAAATTTTCTTTTGAGGGAATGTCGTAAGGGCTATGTGTGCTTAGAGTGAAAACAGAATATAGAAAAGGTGGTGTTTCTGTTTTTAAATCATAAAGCATTTTATTAAAAATAAATTCATCATGAATTCCGAGTTTGCCTTGTGGAATATTTTTAGAAAAATCAGATACTTCGGTGATTTTTTCAAACTGATTGAATAAAATGTATCCTTTTATATTTCCATAAATTAATTGTCCCCCGAAAAAAAATGAAGTTTTGTAACCATCGTCGTGCAGCGTTTTGCTGAAGCTTGGAAGCTTCACAAACATGCTTGGCTGATTTGTTATTGCAGAATAAGGAGTGGATGGAAAACCACCAAATATGGCAGCCATGCCTTGTTCTGAACGGGCTCCGCTTGCATAAAAATTTGTAAAAAGCATTCCTTCTTTTTCCATTTCTCTGAAATGCGGAGTAATACCTGCGTCACCGCCGAGCGATTCAATCACATCAGCCGACCAACCTTCAAGAATAAATAAAATTACATTCGGTTTTTTTGACTTAAGTATAATTATAGTTGTGTCTTTTTGATTTTTTTTAATCATGTCAACAGTATTATTCGCTTCAATAGTTGAAAAATATATAAAAGGATTTTTGTCAATATATTTTTTATTTTCCTGAATGCTTTGAATAATATTCCATCCCGAATTAACTGCTGCAATATTTAAGAACATGTTTTTTGAAAAATATGATTCGCTTTGATTGATGGGAATTTGCTGTGTGCCTCCGCGAAGTCCTATGAACAAAAGAACAGGAGCGGCAATTAAAAAAAATACCGAGAAAAGAATATTTCTTTTTAAATAATTAATTTGAGTAAAAAAATATTTCTTATAAAAATAAAATCCCGCAAAGAATTGAAATAAAAGCAATGCAATTAAAACAACAAAGTATATTGAGGAAACCGAAGAAACAATTTCTCCCGGATGTTTAAGATATAAAAGAGCTTTATAATTTAGTTTGGTTTGCCATTCTTCATATAAACCAAGTTCTGCCGAAGAAATCAATGAGTAAACAAAAATAACTATTGTGTAATATAGTTTATTAATGAAATTTATCCATTTCAGATTGAATAATGATTGAATAAAAAGAAGAAATGATGGTAAAATAATAATATAGCAGGCGGTTGATAAATCAAGTTTCAGCGAATGAAAGAAAACTGCTGAAATTGAAATGAAATCAATATCATTTAATTTGTTGAAATAAAAAATCAGAAAAATAAATTTTGCAAATGCAAAAAATAAAAACAAGAAAATAAACTGTTTTATTAAAGAAATGATTATTTTTTTCATTTAAAAGATTATAAAATACAAAGTGTCTAATTAGAGTTTAAGTTTTTTAACTTTAAGTATTGATTATTTTATTTTACTTCACAAAAATCCAAGTCGGCATTCATAATTATTTTTAACGGCAGAATCAATATTGTACATTTTTTAATTTTCGCGGCTATTTTTTTTACAGTATTGTCAGGCATTGAAAAGGGCATTTCCGATTGATATGCAAGTGGACCATCGAACTCGAGCGGGTCTTTATAAAAATCAGCAAGGTCGATTCTATTCACAACAATTTTTTGACCCAAAACTTTAGTGTAAATTTCAAATATTGCAGTTACAAGTTTCAATTCAAGCTTGTTTTTTTGCTGATTGTATGATACCTTAATTTCACCTTCAACCTCATCGGTATAACTTAATGAGCCGACTTCCACTTTTATGTTTGAAGTAAAACGGGCTTTGTTTTCCTGTAAAGTTACTTTTGAATCAGTGGCTGTCCATTTGTATTTTCCGCTTAACAGAAAGGTTTTGTATTCATTTTCACCACTGAAAGAACCAATTGCCTTGAGAACCTTGTTGACAGATGATTCGTAAAGTACTACAGCTAAATCACTGTTTTGAGAAAACAAATCTTGCTTTGTAATCAATAGTAATGCTGCAGTTAGAAACATCAAATATTTTCTCATAATATTTAAAATTAAGAATGCATTTTATTAATGCAAAATTATCAATTAAACAAAATAATTTACTGATTATTAGAAGTCGTATTTTTCTCTGCTTTTTGTTGAATGTCAAGAATTGTAAAAATTGCCAGAAATGCCCAGAATGGAACAGAAGCTTTATCGGTGTCAAGGAAATTATTCATTGTGCCGTGGGTGAAATATGTAATTAATCCAAGTATCAACGCAAGGACAATGAGTTTTACTTCTTTGTCGGCAGCTCTTTTGTAAACTTTAATTCCTGTAAAAAGAGAAATAAACGTGATTACGATAAAAGTCAGACTGCCGAGTATTCCCGATTCAGTTAGTGGTCCGATGTACTCGCTGTGAGCATTTCCGTTATCACCGAAATTTGTACTTATTATTGTTTTATCTTTTGAAAGTTGGTAAGGTGCATATTCAAACTGATATGTACCAGGACCCCAGCCAAAAATGGGTTTTTCCTTAAACATTCTTATTGCGGAATTCCATCTGTTTATTCGTTCCAGATTAGATGCGTCCGATGAAACATTTGATATGGATTGAAGGTGTTTTTGTATATCGGTAGATGAATCCTGTTTGTTTTTCTCAATATTAAAAAACAATTCGTTTTTAAAGGAAAAAAATAAGCATACGGAAACTACAAAAATCATTATTACATAATGTGTTTTAATTTTAAAAAGAAGAATCAAAAGTACCAATAACGCGGGAACTAAACTTACCCATGCTGCTCTTGCATACGATAATACGATACCTGTGCAAAAAAGAGCAAATAAAATGAAGCATATAATACGAAGGTTAGGAGAATATTTTTTGTTGAAAACAAAACTTCCTATAACCGGTAAAAACATTGCTAAGGCAGCTCCGTAAGCAGTATGGTCGTTGTAAAAAGGTGTCATAACCCAATTTGCTGATTTGTGAGTGAGACCGTTTGCAATATGATTTGTTATAGTATAAACTATAACTCCGGCAAATGGAATAATATACAACCATAAAAATGTTTTTGCATTTTTAAAATTTTTGAATAATTCAACTCCGATAAAATAAAATACTATAACAAACCACAATCTTGAAGTGAAATATTTTAGTGAAACAATAATGTCGGTGCTGGTAAGAGAGGTGATAGCCATCCATATCAGATTTGCAATGATAGCAATTGTTAAAGGATGTTTCAATATTTTCCTGTCGGGAGTTTCATTGAGTAAAATTTTAAAGAAAAACAAAAGCATGATGCCGAATATCAATGGTTCAGTGGGTATTGACGCTCCTATGTCGTAATTGAGTGTTGTATCATCCAGCTTTATTGAAAGAGGCGTAAAAAAAACGATAAGTAATATGAGTTTATCAAAGGAAAAAACAAACATCAGTGCAACAAGAACTATAAATGGAATTGCATAAATCCAATAATTCTCAAATGCAACAAACAAAGTTGTAAGTGCAATAAAAATCACACTTATAACATACACCCATTTTATTTTGTATTGTTCGAGCAAGAGAAAATATTATTGAATTTTTTGTATTTCACTTTTTATATAATCCATGAAGGACTTGTATTTTTCGACGATGTTAACGATTAGAATCATCATAACAAAAGTTCCGACTGCTGTACATAAAACTATGAGCCACCTTATTGGATAAGATTTTTTATCAGCAGGGTAGGGGCTTGTTACAACTGTGCAATACGATAATTTTTTTTCATAGTCATTAATTGTATTTTCATAAGTTGTTTTGAGGTCATTATAACTGCCCCGTATTCTCCATAAATGTTCACTTGTAGAAGCATAAAGTCCTCCTTTATGTTCGAGGTTTTTTACAAGAGTATCAATTTTCGGAGAAGATTTTCCTGATTGAGATATTTTTTTTAATTGTGCTTTTGTTGCTTCTCTTGCTTGTGCAGGATAGTCGAGTATTTCATAATTAATTCTAAGATGCTGAAGTACATTTTCCATTGAATCCATTTCTTTTCTTTTGCTTTCAAGCCGGTCTTTATTTATTTTAACAACTTCGTTTACTTTTATGCGAAATGATGTGGTGATTTTTTTGTTCACATAATCAATAAATGATTGTACAATCAATGAAGCTGTGTCAGGGTCAATATCGTAAACAACTATTTTAACGGACTCATATTCTGTTTTCTTAATTGAAATGTTCGATTTGAATTCTTTTAAGAGCTTGCTGTAGTATGATTTTGTTTTGCTTTTAATCCTATAATGGTTACCCAGATTGAATTTTTTAATAATGTCATTTGTTACATCCATTGCTTCGAACATTTGGATTAATTGTTCGGTAGGTGTTTCACCTGAATATGGCTGAAGATTTATTGGATATACTATTGCCTCCGATTTATATTTTG is a window from the Bacteroidales bacterium genome containing:
- a CDS encoding prolipoprotein diacylglyceryl transferase family protein; the protein is MYPTLSDLLKDLFGINIPLPIQTFGFFMALAFLLGAWTLVLELKRKEKSGVLSPHNIKVIKGNPATLTELLLNGVLGFVLGFKLIDIILNYQTFVNNPQHFILSGEGNFIGGLVFGGFLAYSKYRAKQKEKLKVPVEVEETIYPHDLVGNIVFLAAIFGLIGAKIFHNLENIEEFRYDPISAMISFSGLTFYGGLICAAIAILIYARKNKIALFHLIDSAAPGLILAYGIGRIGCQLAGDGDWGIVNTLAKPHWLGFLPDWMWAFNYPHNVIDEGIRIPDCFSKHCFMLDHPVFPTPFYETISCILMFFILWSMRKKFLTPGVLFSVYLIFNGVERFFIERIRINPPYNIFGKGITQAEIISFSLILTGIFGIIFLKYIRKTERKKS
- a CDS encoding LTA synthase family protein; its protein translation is MKKIIISLIKQFIFLFLFFAFAKFIFLIFYFNKLNDIDFISISAVFFHSLKLDLSTACYIIILPSFLLFIQSLFNLKWINFINKLYYTIVIFVYSLISSAELGLYEEWQTKLNYKALLYLKHPGEIVSSVSSIYFVVLIALLLFQFFAGFYFYKKYFFTQINYLKRNILFSVFFLIAAPVLLFIGLRGGTQQIPINQSESYFSKNMFLNIAAVNSGWNIIQSIQENKKYIDKNPFIYFSTIEANNTVDMIKKNQKDTTIIILKSKKPNVILFILEGWSADVIESLGGDAGITPHFREMEKEGMLFTNFYASGARSEQGMAAIFGGFPSTPYSAITNQPSMFVKLPSFSKTLHDDGYKTSFFFGGQLIYGNIKGYILFNQFEKITEVSDFSKNIPQGKLGIHDEFIFNKMLYDLKTETPPFLYSVFTLSTHSPYDIPSKENFIWKKHGEDYIKSVHYADRCIYDFINEAKKQKWFDNTLFVFVSDHGHDTYKNWNFYSPQYHKIPFLLFGNVIKKEYRGKQISKIGSQCDIAATLLSQLGYDNKNFKWSKNLLNPYCPEYAYFAVEDGGMGWIRPDNHFVWAQNTNSFYEISIRNINKDSLLKEGKSYLQVLFQEYISY
- the aroF gene encoding 3-deoxy-7-phosphoheptulonate synthase, whose product is MILHLDKNAAPEVIKELASFYEAIALKDEHNIILVTSSAIKNVVEKHKQHIKESFVFDSDIQLSSRKYRNNTWQVKIGNKSIGGNTNNTAVIIGPCSIESEEQIEKTCELLKKHNLTMLRAGSFKPRTSPYNFQGMGIEGLKILAKMREKYGFSIISEVRDSSHIDDVIGYADVIQIGAKSMYDHGILRKCGKSKKPILLKRGFGTTLQEFVQASEFILSGGNSNVILCERGIRTFETKTRFTLDLCGVAYLKEHINLPIVLDPSHAMGYSYGVSALSRACMAMGVDGLLIEV
- a CDS encoding Wzz/FepE/Etk N-terminal domain-containing protein codes for the protein MENKFNSIAIIGTIYKWRKHFIIIVGISVVLSAIFSEPFFIKPKYKSEAIVYPINLQPYSGETPTEQLIQMFEAMDVTNDIIKKFNLGNHYRIKSKTKSYYSKLLKEFKSNISIKKTEYESVKIVVYDIDPDTASLIVQSFIDYVNKKITTSFRIKVNEVVKINKDRLESKRKEMDSMENVLQHLRINYEILDYPAQAREATKAQLKKISQSGKSSPKIDTLVKNLEHKGGLYASTSEHLWRIRGSYNDLKTTYENTINDYEKKLSYCTVVTSPYPADKKSYPIRWLIVLCTAVGTFVMMILIVNIVEKYKSFMDYIKSEIQKIQ
- a CDS encoding CBS domain-containing protein, with protein sequence MKISASIYSNKEKDFTELIKELDAHRIDYFHIDCNDEPEVFEDIKNIRKVSNTKIDLHLITPTPEKYYDLISKYNIENVTFQFEKLKNKIDVFSNNSSSYGLAIVSETDITVFDEYKNSFSHILFMSTTPGVSGGKFNRNNFRKIRLFKNLYPEKKIFVDGGVNEELSFILRNMGVYASVIGSYLFKNDYIGSALLNLKSDNIESHYLASDFMLGLDETPVLKINEFGFYDVLISIEKYQHGLTIVVNENGELEGLITNADMRRGLIKNFNDMNNIDINTIINRNPAYIYEKNTVTEILNYIKSLNFPVLYLPVVDEKKRLTGILKFNNLIKGEL
- a CDS encoding isocitrate/isopropylmalate family dehydrogenase, with translation MAKRKIITMPGDGIGKAVLYESIRVLDAVKFEAEYIHGDIGWEFWCKEGNPLPERTVKLLEDNKIGLFGAITSKPKDKAAAELNPELKDKGFVYYSPIVAMRQHFDLDICMRPCKTFKGNPLNFIRKGRKNTIEEPEIDTMIFRQNTEGLYGGVEWTNPPDKVYDALMTHPKFRENFAWCPREELAVSTRIFTKKYVTRIVKAAFEYAKKREFKELTVCEKPNVIRETSGMMLKVAQEMSKNEYPDIKVVDVNIDAQMMWLTKNPEKYNVIVAGNMFGDIVSDGFAGLVGGLGFACSANIGKEVAVFEPTHGSAPKYAEYKTSIVNPIAMVLSACMMLDHIGEIEKAEKIRKAVAKVIEEGKTKAYDMLKMSGSPDVIEKGAASTKQMTDAVIGKLK
- a CDS encoding O-antigen ligase family protein — translated: MLEQYKIKWVYVISVIFIALTTLFVAFENYWIYAIPFIVLVALMFVFSFDKLILLIVFFTPLSIKLDDTTLNYDIGASIPTEPLIFGIMLLFFFKILLNETPDRKILKHPLTIAIIANLIWMAITSLTSTDIIVSLKYFTSRLWFVIVFYFIGVELFKNFKNAKTFLWLYIIPFAGVIVYTITNHIANGLTHKSANWVMTPFYNDHTAYGAALAMFLPVIGSFVFNKKYSPNLRIICFILFALFCTGIVLSYARAAWVSLVPALLVLLILLFKIKTHYVIMIFVVSVCLFFSFKNELFFNIEKNKQDSSTDIQKHLQSISNVSSDASNLERINRWNSAIRMFKEKPIFGWGPGTYQFEYAPYQLSKDKTIISTNFGDNGNAHSEYIGPLTESGILGSLTFIVITFISLFTGIKVYKRAADKEVKLIVLALILGLITYFTHGTMNNFLDTDKASVPFWAFLAIFTILDIQQKAEKNTTSNNQ